A single window of Vigna unguiculata cultivar IT97K-499-35 chromosome 1, ASM411807v1, whole genome shotgun sequence DNA harbors:
- the LOC114187895 gene encoding uncharacterized protein LOC114187895 translates to MKKPYSTPQTSQGPSCYQCGGPHLKRNCPQLAGGVGGPGDRCKCFICDKPGHFANNCPEKKSPGAKKLAASPAERARAAGRVFALTLMEATKSGQVATSLVCVGCSMEVAGRRFNVNLRAINNVEVGATFFMIVAHAEKNSTAEKISVIPVVEEYADVFPDELPELPLSRDVDFTIDLILGAGLVSMAPYRMVVAELAEMKKQIEDFLEKKFIWPSASPWGALVLLVKKKDGSSRFCVDYRQFNKLTIKNKYPLPRIDDLLDQLRGAVVFSKIDLRIFRQYLDQFVVVFIIDILIYSESRDEHAEHLRVVLRILIEHNLYGKLSKCEFWLEERRFVEGFSKMVSPLTQLTRKDQPFSWTNECEVCLEDMKRRLTTALEKRPIAYASRQLKVHEKNYPIHDLELAAVVFALKTWRHYLYGTQFQKELNMRQRSWMEYMKDYDFELLYHPGKANVVANALSRKKAHVSAMMIKELELIEKLRDMNLGLDMEAGPIRWKMLRITNEFLDEVRVEQGKDQELQHVISELGTKKRKDFMMGRERVYVPSSRTTEKVRVIQDRMRATQSWQKSYADKRRRPLEFEAGDHVFLRVTPTVSIGRALKSRKLTPRFIGPYQITRKYVADPTHVLDQDDVHVHENLTLGVGLVRILDSQVKQLRGKEIRTVKVLWDDATQEMTWEMEDLMRKSYPHLFADSKPCKSHPSGSTSPKRELQSLTLGSSSWFSPRRPGKGLSDMVSPSGKRHSPNRGREETWEFLSLKYSATCREDMTAQSLSFEIHFHP, encoded by the exons ATGAAAAAGCCTTATAGCACACCACAGACATCCCAGGGTCCCTCTTGCTACCAGTGTGGAGGACCCCATCTGAAGAGGAACTGTCCTCAACTGGCAGGCGGAGTAGGAGGGCCAGGCGACCGTTGCAAGTGCTTTATATGCGACAAACCGGGACACTTCGCTAACAATTGCCCAGAAAAGAAGAGTCCTGGTGCGAAGAAACTAGCAGCATCGCCAGCAGAGAGAGCTAGAGCAGCTGGTCGGGTCTTTGCATTGACCTTGATGGAGGCTACTAAATCAG GTCAAGTGGCTACCAGTTTAGTCTGCGTTGGGTGTTCAATGGAAGTGGCAGGTCGCAGATTCAATgtgaacttg AGGGCGATAAACAATGTAGAAGTCGGAGCCACCTTCTTTATGATAGTGGCTCATGCAGAGAAGAATAGCACCGCCGAGAAGATCAGTGTGATTCCAGTAGTGGAGGAGTATGCTGATGTGTTTCCAGATGAATTACCAGAGTTGCCACTGagtagggatgtggatttcaccaTCGATCTTATCCTTGGAGCTGGCCTAGTGTCCATGGCGCCCTATAGAATGGTCGTAGCGGAGTTAGCTGAAATGAAAAAGCAAATAGAAGATTTtcttgagaagaagttcataTGGCCGAGCGcatcaccttggggagcactGGTACTACTagtaaagaaaaaggatggTAGTTCGAGGTTTTGCGTTGATTATCGTCAATTCAATAAGCTGaccataaagaataagtatccaCTGCCGAGGATAGATGATCTGTTGGATCAGCTAAGGGGAGCCGTAgtgttctctaagattgacttgag aatATTTCGACAGTACTTGGATCAGTTTGTGGTCGTGTTTATTATCGACATACTGATATACTCGGAGAGTCGGGATGAACACGCCGAGCACCTGAGAGTGGTGCTTAGAATTCTCATAGAGCATAATTTATATGGGAAGCTGTCAAAGTGTGAGTTTTGGCTGGAAGAG AGGCGTTTTGTGGAAGGAttctccaagatggtgagtccattGACTCAACTCACTAGGAAGGACCAGCCGTTTTCTTGGACAAACGAGTGTGAAGTCTGTTTGGAGGACATGAAGCGGAGATTAACCACTGcactt gagaaaCGGCCTATTGCTTATGCATCTCGTCAGTTGAAGGTACATGAGAAAAACTATCCTATACACGACTTGGAATTAGCAGCGGTGGTTTTTGCTCTAAAAACatggaggcactacttgtatgggACACAATTTCAG AAGGAattgaatatgaggcagaggagCTGGATGGAATATATGAAggattacgactttgagctGTTATACCACCCTGGTAAGGCTAATGTCGTAGCAAACGCTCTAAGCAGGAAGAAAGCTCATGTGTCGGCCATGATGATTAAAGAGTTGGAATTGATCGAGAAGCTGCGAGATATGAATCTGGGATTAGATATGGAGGCAGGTCCTATACGGTGGAAGATGTTGAGGATCACTAATGAGTTTCTAGATGAGGTTCGGGTAGAACAGGGTAAGGATCAGGAACTGCAGCATGTCATTAGTGAGTTGGGCACAAAGAAGAGAAAGGACTTCATGATGGGTAGAGAGAGGGTGTATGTACCCAGCAGTCGG aCTACTGAGAAAGTAAGGGTAATACAGGATCGGATGCGTGCAACTCAGAGTTGGCAGAAATCCTAcgcagataagaggaggaggccaCTTGAGTTTGAGGCTGGTGACCACGTGTTCCTCAGGGTTACACCTACAGTAAGTATTGGGAGAGCATTGAAGTCGAGAAAGTTGACTCCTCGATTCATCGGTCCATATCAGATTACGAG GAAGTACGTGGCGGATCCTACTCATGTGTTGGACCAAGATGATGTACATGTGCATGAGAATCTAACTTTGGGGGTTGGACTAGTGAGAATTCtggattctcaagtcaaacaactTAGAGGGAAGGAGATTCGGACTGTGAAGGTCCTCTGGGACGACGCAACCCAGGAGatgacatgggagatggaggacctcatgaggaagtcttatcctcacctTTTTGCTG ACTCAAAACCCTGCAAGTCTCACCCAAGCGGGtccacctcgcctaagcgagagttgcagagtcTCACTTTGGGTTCTAGTTCGtggttctcgcctaggcgaccaggAAAAGGGTTGAGCGACATGGTCTCTCCCTCAGGCAAGAGGCACTCGCCTAACCGAGGTCGCGAGGAAACTTGGGAGTTTTTATCTCTCAAGTATTCAGCTACATGTCGGGAGGACATGACCGCACAAAGTCTGAGCTTTGAAATCCACTTCCATCCTTGA